A window of the Apostichopus japonicus isolate 1M-3 chromosome 8, ASM3797524v1, whole genome shotgun sequence genome harbors these coding sequences:
- the LOC139970414 gene encoding neuronal acetylcholine receptor subunit alpha-7-like isoform X1: protein MANFKNVCLRVAIMFLHVQFGFHCGVSALQTVASKRLADDLLTNYGSRYVRPVKDVNSTLSVYFRAKPIWFADFDEARQVLSFVAANQYKWKDEFLTWNPDDYGNVTEINFGKEQIWFPDVTPYERVDTGPAEANMDETFLTVDYEGQVVYYNIAFYAIFCKMDVRLFPYDNHGCLIRFSAYSFEGDAVSLYYVNNSDSSENILKKNGVWSVSGYDIEEVETKYLCCPTPYREVYYTMYIRRESGFYVLNVGVPTVLLSLTTLSVFVLHPESGEKVSLCVNNVLALIIFQQLLATNMPPTGDETPIIAYYFAVVISISFLSVLTTCLTLGIYHNKAKRPLPKLLKLILYPRGCLSHRRVTDSSDDRGNRKGETLVVNHAGIEETGIVVSPDTVPTDATRIIPNQPMQPSVRSINRGSRRHSEASAAEFETEWVHAAIRLDMIFFGLALSAMLFALAYCLFLFIYEMPYHV from the exons ATGGCAAACTTCAAGAATGTGTGTCTGAGAGTTGCGATTATGTTTCTCCATGTTCAGTTTGGATTTCACTGTGGAGTGA GTGCATTGCAAACGGTTGCCTCTAAACGGCTAGCCGATGACCTTCTTACTAACTATGGTTCACGCTATGTCAGACCAGTCAAAGATGTCAACTCCACGCTGAGCGTTTACTTCAGAGCCAAGCCAATATGGTTTGCAGATTTT gaCGAAGCAAGACAAGTGTTGTCATTCGTTGCGGCAAATCAATAC AAATGGAAAGACGAATTTCTGACTTGGAATCCAGACGACTATGGAAACGTTACAGAGATAAATTTTGGGAAAGAACAAATCTGGTTTCCAGATGTAACTCCTTATGAGAG AGTTGATACCGGACCGGCAGAGGCTAACATGGATGAAACGTTTCTAACAGTGGACTACGAAGGTCAGGTCGTTTACTATAATATCGCATTTTATGCTATTTTCTGCAAGATGGACGTTCGTCTCTTCCCCTACGACAACCATGGATGTCTCATTAGGTTTTCGGCTTATTCTTTTGAAGGAGACGCC GTTTCTCTTTACTATGTGAACAATTCTGATTCATCCGAAAACATATTAAAGAAGAACGGTGTTTGGTCGGTTTCCGGGTATGACATTGAAGAGGTTGAGACCAAATATCTGTGTTGCCCAACACCGTATAGAGAGGTTTACTATACGATGTACATACGGAGAGAGAGTGGTTTCTATGTCCTGAATGTTGGAGTACCGACCGTCTTGTTATCACTAACTACTCTATCGGTGTTTGTACTTCACCCCGAGTCCGGTGAAAAGGTATCTCTCTGTGTTAACAATGTCCTGGCTTTGATTATTTTTCAACAATTGCTAGCTACGAATATGCCGCCAACTGGAGATGAAACGCCTATTATTG CTTATTACTTCGCAGTCGTCATCAGCATCAGCTTTCTGTCGGTTCTAACAACTTGCCTGACCCTTGGCATCTATCATAATAAAGCCAAGCGCCCTCTTCCCAAGCTGCTTAAACTGATATTATACCCCAGAGGTTGCCTTAGTCACCGACGCGTTACTGATAGTTCAGACGATCGCGG AAATCGTAAAGGTGAGACTTTGGTCGTAAACCATGCGGGCATTGAGGAAACGGGAATCGTGGTATCCCCAGATACTGTTCCCACCGATGCTACCAGGATTATCCCAAATCAGCCGATGCAACCTTCTGTGAGATCCATCAACAGAGGTTCCAGAAGACACAGTGAAGCTAGCGCAGCAGAATTTGAAACTGAATGGGTCCATGCAGCTATTCGGCTGGATATGATATTTTTCGGTCTCGCATTGTCTGCAATGCTCTTTGCATTGGCATACTGCTTATTTCTGTTTATTTACGAAATGCCATATCACGTGTGA
- the LOC139970414 gene encoding acetylcholine receptor subunit alpha-like 1 isoform X2, translated as MANFKNVCLRVAIMFLHVQFGFHCGVSALQTVASKRLADDLLTNYGSRYVRPVKDVNSTLSVYFRAKPIWFADFKWKDEFLTWNPDDYGNVTEINFGKEQIWFPDVTPYERVDTGPAEANMDETFLTVDYEGQVVYYNIAFYAIFCKMDVRLFPYDNHGCLIRFSAYSFEGDAVSLYYVNNSDSSENILKKNGVWSVSGYDIEEVETKYLCCPTPYREVYYTMYIRRESGFYVLNVGVPTVLLSLTTLSVFVLHPESGEKVSLCVNNVLALIIFQQLLATNMPPTGDETPIIAYYFAVVISISFLSVLTTCLTLGIYHNKAKRPLPKLLKLILYPRGCLSHRRVTDSSDDRGNRKGETLVVNHAGIEETGIVVSPDTVPTDATRIIPNQPMQPSVRSINRGSRRHSEASAAEFETEWVHAAIRLDMIFFGLALSAMLFALAYCLFLFIYEMPYHV; from the exons ATGGCAAACTTCAAGAATGTGTGTCTGAGAGTTGCGATTATGTTTCTCCATGTTCAGTTTGGATTTCACTGTGGAGTGA GTGCATTGCAAACGGTTGCCTCTAAACGGCTAGCCGATGACCTTCTTACTAACTATGGTTCACGCTATGTCAGACCAGTCAAAGATGTCAACTCCACGCTGAGCGTTTACTTCAGAGCCAAGCCAATATGGTTTGCAGATTTT AAATGGAAAGACGAATTTCTGACTTGGAATCCAGACGACTATGGAAACGTTACAGAGATAAATTTTGGGAAAGAACAAATCTGGTTTCCAGATGTAACTCCTTATGAGAG AGTTGATACCGGACCGGCAGAGGCTAACATGGATGAAACGTTTCTAACAGTGGACTACGAAGGTCAGGTCGTTTACTATAATATCGCATTTTATGCTATTTTCTGCAAGATGGACGTTCGTCTCTTCCCCTACGACAACCATGGATGTCTCATTAGGTTTTCGGCTTATTCTTTTGAAGGAGACGCC GTTTCTCTTTACTATGTGAACAATTCTGATTCATCCGAAAACATATTAAAGAAGAACGGTGTTTGGTCGGTTTCCGGGTATGACATTGAAGAGGTTGAGACCAAATATCTGTGTTGCCCAACACCGTATAGAGAGGTTTACTATACGATGTACATACGGAGAGAGAGTGGTTTCTATGTCCTGAATGTTGGAGTACCGACCGTCTTGTTATCACTAACTACTCTATCGGTGTTTGTACTTCACCCCGAGTCCGGTGAAAAGGTATCTCTCTGTGTTAACAATGTCCTGGCTTTGATTATTTTTCAACAATTGCTAGCTACGAATATGCCGCCAACTGGAGATGAAACGCCTATTATTG CTTATTACTTCGCAGTCGTCATCAGCATCAGCTTTCTGTCGGTTCTAACAACTTGCCTGACCCTTGGCATCTATCATAATAAAGCCAAGCGCCCTCTTCCCAAGCTGCTTAAACTGATATTATACCCCAGAGGTTGCCTTAGTCACCGACGCGTTACTGATAGTTCAGACGATCGCGG AAATCGTAAAGGTGAGACTTTGGTCGTAAACCATGCGGGCATTGAGGAAACGGGAATCGTGGTATCCCCAGATACTGTTCCCACCGATGCTACCAGGATTATCCCAAATCAGCCGATGCAACCTTCTGTGAGATCCATCAACAGAGGTTCCAGAAGACACAGTGAAGCTAGCGCAGCAGAATTTGAAACTGAATGGGTCCATGCAGCTATTCGGCTGGATATGATATTTTTCGGTCTCGCATTGTCTGCAATGCTCTTTGCATTGGCATACTGCTTATTTCTGTTTATTTACGAAATGCCATATCACGTGTGA